From Myotis daubentonii chromosome 15, mMyoDau2.1, whole genome shotgun sequence, one genomic window encodes:
- the PNMA8B gene encoding paraneoplastic antigen-like protein 8B gives MARSLLQDWCRGLDVDVHRALLVTGIPEGLEPAAIEAVLQPAFRPLGTFRLRSTRAVRGGKARAALVEFLEDMDPAAIPSEIRGGDGAWRVLCRDRAEDTGVLRQMKRWLRDERAPGATPTAPAAEAEAREAGPAPPGAASRARKGRRSRRSRARGRRLAQRGKKRGRGGRPFPGARRGSEDSSSDSLGLVVEELDEEALGGLDAQRALYTTLQVAARELVRKWAVQGDPEGAGGPREFLALVTVTDKAKKEELEKETPGAESISLNIEDLSGVPDLVALLAVRDTWEEEPVGSDAWESESQASGDHGQEGGHPEFVAIVAYTDPVDPSAREEMLKIASVIESLGWSDRKEQSDALPEVLSVMSKDARGARVQVQEAGRQVDALVLRKAKDDGNLLECISTLAEPGPLPRGKPAPRRLLGGWGDEEEGEVGLLELVALLAARDMAEGMKEGKEGAWEGGKCRYHKGGLGELLALLAAREDGDSEEESESEGTSEGGSEETSEDTESEASEPEDRASRKPRAKRARTASKVLGPAGAPSGSRKTRRGGRGRGDRGNTPEKKAKEEAAGDKKKKTGRAGARAKAGEARGQPPTGSKPARGRKARRGGRLAPKCR, from the coding sequence ATGGCCCGGAGCCTTTTGCAGGACTGGTGCAGGGGGCTGGACGTGGACGTGCACCGGGCCCTGCTGGTCACCGGCATCCCCGAGGGCCTGGAGCCGGCGGCCATCGAGGCCGTCCTGCAGCCCGCCTTCCGGCCCCTGGGCACGTTCAGGCTGCGGAGCACGAGGGCCGTGCGGGGCGGGAAGGCCCGGGCCGCCCTGGTGGAGTTCCTGGAGGACATGGATCCCGCCGCCATCCCCAGCGAGATCCGCGGCGGGGACGGCGCCTGGAGGGTCCTGTGCAGGGACCGCGCGGAGGACACCGGCGTCCTGCGGCAGATGAAGCGCTGGCTGCGGGATGAACGGGCCCCCGGGGCCACGCCCACCGCTCCCGCGGCGGAGGCTGAGGCCCGGGAGGCTGGCCCCGCTCCTCCGGGCGCAGCCAGCAGGGCGAGGAAGGGCCGGCGGAGTCGCCGAAGCAGAGCCAGAGGCCGCAGGCTGGCCCAGAGGGGCAAGAAGCGAGGCCGAGGCGGGCGGCCCTTCCCCGGCGCCAGGCGCGGGTCCGAGGACTCCTCCTCTGACAGCCTGGGCCTCGTGGTGGAGGAGCTGGACGAGGAGGCCCTGGGCGGGCTGGACGCCCAGAGAGCGCTGTACACCACGCTGCAGGTGGCCGCCAGGGAGCTGGTGCGGAAGTGGGCCGTGCAGGGGGACCCCGAGGGCGCAGGCGGCCCCCGCGAGTTCCTGGCCCTGGTGACCGTGACGGACAAGGCCAAGaaggaggagctggagaaggaaacCCCAGGGGCCGAGTCCATCAGCCTGAACATCGAAGACCTGAGCGGGGTCCCCGACCTGGTGGCCCTCCTGGCCGTGAGAGACACGTGGGAAGAGGAGCCCGTGGGCAGCGACGCTTGGGAAAGCGAGTCGCAGGCCAGCGGGGACCACGGGCAGGAGGGGGGCCACCCTGAGTTCGTGGCCATCGTGGCCTACACAGATCCCGTGGACCCCTCTGCCCGGGAGGAGATGCTGAAGATCGCCTCCGTGATCGAGTCGCTGGGCTGGAGCGACAGGAAGGAGCAGAGCGACGCGCTCCCCGAGGTCCTGTCCGTCATGTCCAAGGACGCGCGCGGGGCCCGCGTGCAGGTGCAGGAGGCCGGCCGCCAGGTGGACGCGCTGGTCCTGAGGAAGGCCAAGGACGACGGGAACCTCCTGGAATGCATCTCCACCCTGGCCGAGCCGGGGCCCCTCCCCCGGGGGAAGCCGGCCCCGCGCCGCCTCCTCGGGGGCTGGGGCGACGAGGAGGAAGGCGAGGTGGGCCTCCTGGAGCTGGTGGCACTGCTGGCTGCCCGGGACATGGCCGAGGGgatgaaggaagggaaggaaggagcctgggagggtgggaagtgCAGATACCACAAGGGCGGCCTCGGGGAGCTCCTGGCGCTCCTGGCGGCGCGTGAGGACGGGGACTCGGAGGAGGAGTCGGAGTCGGAGGGGACTTCGGAGGGCGGCTCCGAGGAGACGTCGGAGGACACGGAGAGCGAGGCGTCCGAGCCGGAGGACCGGGCTTCCAGGAAGCCCCGGGCCAAGCGAGCCCGCACGGCCTCCAAGGTCCTGGGTCCGGCCGGCGCCCCCTCGGGATCCCGCAAAACCCGACGGGGTGGCCGAGGCCGCGGCGATCGGGGCAACACTCCCGAGAAGAAAGCCAAGGAGGAGGCGGCGGGcgacaagaagaagaagacgGGACGTGCGGGCGCCCGCGCCAAGGCCGGCGAGGCCAGGGGGCAGCCTCCCACCGGCTCCAAGCCGGCCCGCGGGAGGAAGGCTCGCCGGGGCGGGAGGCTGGCCCCCAAGTGCCGCTAG